In a single window of the Notamacropus eugenii isolate mMacEug1 chromosome 4, mMacEug1.pri_v2, whole genome shotgun sequence genome:
- the LOC140500148 gene encoding F-box/LRR-repeat protein 12-like, whose product MATASQLPDWLLVEILSFVSLRDRLRSARVCKRWRRLIQDKTLWKRLDLRPYRVGPKVLWQLLRQYLGSGLRTLKVRGRLLSGPRAPLLTPALLQELGKRCPNVACLSLLEEDLRKIPFSCLPRSLRCLELQSCELPQTWFPPGNGPSSLPHLEHLVLDRIPAFSDLQLRALLRQGALCSLVLRVTYRVTQQGLRDALPGLSNLRQLELCGCFLPADGALQAIGGFLPRLQELRVTVVGLTARGLASLVDMQALEILGLLGPLPTPDRLSAKDILTFCLRLPKLRILSLQGMGLGSADEALLREGLAHCMVIVGEPPLEGWGLESKLIGPHTFRPEFRIH is encoded by the exons ATGGCGACGGCTTCGCAGTTGCCGGACTGGCTACTTGTGGAGATTCTGTCCTTCGTTTCTCTCCGGGACCGACTCCGGAGCGCCAG GGTGTGTAAGCGCTGGCGAAGGCTGATTCAGGACAAGACCCTCTGGAAACGCCTGGATCTGCGTCCGTACAGG GTCGGGCCCAAGGTGTTGTGGCAGCTGCTGCGGCAGTACTTGGGCTCGGGGCTGAGGACGCTCAAGGTGCGAGGCCGCCTGCTGTCCGGGCCCCGGGCCCCGCTGCTGACCCCGGCCCTGCTGCAGGAGCTGGGGAAGCGCTGCCCGAACGTGGCGTGCCTCAGCCTCCTGGAAGAGGACCTCCGCAAAATCCCCTTCTCCTGCCTGCCGCGTTCGCTTCGGTGCCTGGAGCTGCAGTCGTGTGAGCTCCCCCAGACCTGGTTTCCCCCGGGGAATGGCCCCTCGAGTCTGCCCCACCTCGAGCACCTGGTGCTGGACCGGATCCCGGCCTTCTCAGACCTGCAGCTGCGGGCCCTGCTTAGGCAGGGAGCGCTGTGCTCCCTGGTACTCAGGGTCACCTACAGGGTGACCCAGCAGGGCCTTCGAGACGCCCTGCCTGGCCTCAGCAACCTGCGGCAGCTCGAGCTGTGTGGATGCTTCCTGCCTGCTGATGGGGCCCTGCAGGCCATAGGAGGCTTCCTGCCCAGACTTCAGGAGCTCAGGGTGACCGTGGTTGGGCTCACAGCCAGGGGACTGGCCAGCCTGGTGGACATGCAGGCCCTAGAGATCCTGGGCCTCCTGGGCCCACTCCCTACCCCCGATAGGCTCTCAGCCAAGGATATCCTCACTTTCTGCCTCCGCTTGCCTAAGCTCAGAATCCTCAGCCTTCAGGGTATGGGCCTGGGGTCAGCAGATGAGGCTCTTCTTAGGGAGGGACTGGCCCACTGCATGGTCATTGTTGGGGAGCCCCCCTTGGAAGGCTGGGGACTGGAAAGTAAATTGATAGGCCCTCACACCTTCAGACCAGAATTCAGGATCCACTAA
- the PIN1 gene encoding peptidyl-prolyl cis-trans isomerase NIMA-interacting 1 has protein sequence MADEEKLPSGWEKRMSRSSGRVYYFNHITNASQWERPSSVGKNGQGEPAKVRCSHLLVKHSQSRRPSSWRQEKITRSKEEALELINGYIQKIKSGEEDFETLASQFSDCSSAKARGDLGTFGRGQMQKPFEDASFALRTGEMSGPVFTDSGIHIILRTE, from the exons ATGGCGGACGAAGAGAAGCTGCCGTCAGGCTGGGAGAAGCGCATGAGCCGCAGCTCAG GACGAGTCTATTACTTCAACCACATCACCAATGCCAGCCAGTGGGAGCGTCCAAGCAGTGTGGGCAAGAATGGTCAAGGTGAACCTGCTAAGGTCCGATGCTCACACCTGCTGGTGAAACACAGCCAGTCTCGGAGGCCCTCATCCTGGCGGCAGGAGAAGATCACTCGGAGCAAAGAGGAGGCGTTGGAGCTGATCAATG GATACATCCAGAAGATTAAATCAGGCGAAGAAGATTTTGAGACTTTGGCATCGCAGTTCAGCGACTGCAGTTCAGCCAAAGCCAGGGGGGACCTGGGCACCTTTGGAAGAG GTCAGATGCAGAAGCCATTTGAAGATGCCTCCTTCGCACTGAGGACGGGTGAGATGAGCGGCCCAGTCTTCACAGACTCAGGGATCCACATCATCCTTCGCACAGAGTAG
- the LOC140500151 gene encoding ubiquitin-like protein 5: MIEVVCNDRLGKKVRVKCNTDDSIGDLKKLIAAQTGTRWNKIVLKKWYTIFKDHVTLGDYEIHDGMNLELYYQ, encoded by the exons ATGATCGAGGTTGTGTGTAACGACCGGCTGGGCAAGAAGGTCCGTGTGAAGTGCAA CACTGACGACTCAATAGGAGACCTGAAGAAACTGATCGCGGCTCAGACAGGCACGCGTTGGAACAAGATTGTTCTGAAGAAATG GTACACAATCTTCAAGGACCATGTGACTCTGGGGGACT ATGAGATCCACGATGGAATGAACCTGGAGCTTTATTACCAATAG
- the LOC140500152 gene encoding ubiquitin-like protein 5: MIEVVCNDRLGKKVRVKCNTDDTIGDLKKLIAAQTGTRWNKIVLKKWYTIFKDHVSLGDYEIHDGMNLELYYQ; encoded by the exons ATGATCGAGGTTGTGTGTAACGACCGGCTGGGCAAGAAGGTCCGTGTGAAGTGCAA CACGGATGACACGATAGGAGACCTGAAGAAACTGATCGCGGCTCAGACAGGCACGCGTTGGAACAAGATTGTTCTGAAGAAATG GTACACAATCTTCAAGGACCACGTTTCCCTGGGTGACT ATGAGATCCATGATGGGATGAACCTGGAGCTTTATTACCAGTAG
- the CHCHD5 gene encoding coiled-coil-helix-coiled-coil-helix domain-containing protein 5, translating into MQAALEVTARYCGRELEQYGQCVAAKPQSWQRDCYHLKMSIAQCTSSHPIIRQIRQDCAEPFEAFELCLRQNEAAVANCSEHVRRFLQCAERVQLPAQPNPLQTQ; encoded by the exons AT GCAGGCGGCACTGGAGGTAACCGCGCGCTACTGCGGCCGGGAGTTGGAGCAGTACGGCCAGTGCGTGGCTGCCAAGCCGCAGTCGTGGCAGCGGGACTGCTACCACCTCAAGATGAGCATCGCCCAGTGCACCTCCTCCCA CCCTATCATCCGTCAGATCCGTCAGGACTGTGCCGAGCCTTTTGAAGCCTTTGAACTGTGTCTCCGACAGAATGAAGCGGCCGTGGCCAATTGCTCCGAGCATGTGCGGCGATTCCTGCAGTGTGCAGAACGGGTGCAGCTGCCCGCCCAG CCAAACCCTCTCCAGACGCAATGA